A part of Planococcus sp. MB-3u-03 genomic DNA contains:
- a CDS encoding phytoene desaturase family protein — protein sequence MTKRILVVGAGIGGLTAGSLLAKEGYEVTVLEAAAELGGCAGKYKRHPYLFPVGATLGMGLEPGGIHERIFRHLGKQMELEPLERVMEMVHPTGTFVFHKDRRRHVRELAAHFPQHKTAILSFYAELYRTARITRTLMGPLPALPPANAREWAALTKALRPVHLRLLPKFQLTLGDVLKKHGLHELDAFRHVLDGLLIDSMQTSTEDVSYLLAAVALDIYHEGAYYVPGGLYRFAELMADSIKENGGKVKKPRTVQTLEYQEGVWHARDQRGNSYEADAVVFNAPIQQLTELLPVDHHHRLKRPLQEGIGTETWTTLTLYLAIDAEKLSEPLPEFRQLSSGAAMDEGHHFFMSASRPDDRLRAPEGFQTVTISTHSKPGYWQPQEDYEAMRTELSERMLELIEQHIPGFRSAIVHVESGAPLAWQHYTGRPNGYVGGFAQTLDAALFKSISHHSGLPELYLTGDHIFPGGGTIGVAASGIHCARSISGKALLT from the coding sequence ATGACAAAACGCATATTGGTCGTCGGCGCCGGCATCGGCGGATTGACGGCCGGATCCTTGCTGGCAAAAGAAGGTTATGAAGTGACCGTGCTCGAAGCTGCTGCAGAACTCGGCGGCTGCGCCGGAAAATACAAACGCCATCCGTATTTATTTCCGGTCGGCGCCACACTCGGCATGGGACTCGAGCCCGGCGGCATTCATGAACGCATATTCCGCCACCTCGGAAAGCAAATGGAACTCGAACCGCTCGAGCGGGTGATGGAAATGGTCCACCCGACAGGAACTTTCGTTTTCCATAAAGACCGCAGGAGGCATGTGCGCGAACTCGCTGCGCATTTTCCACAGCATAAAACCGCGATCCTGTCGTTCTATGCGGAATTGTACCGGACGGCACGCATCACCCGCACCTTGATGGGGCCGCTGCCTGCGCTGCCGCCAGCCAATGCGCGGGAATGGGCTGCGCTCACCAAAGCCTTGCGCCCGGTTCATTTGCGCCTGTTGCCGAAATTCCAGCTGACACTCGGTGACGTGTTGAAAAAGCACGGCCTCCACGAACTCGATGCGTTCCGCCATGTGCTCGATGGGCTGTTGATCGACAGCATGCAGACGTCAACGGAAGATGTCTCGTATCTGCTTGCGGCAGTGGCGCTCGATATTTACCATGAAGGCGCTTATTACGTCCCGGGCGGCTTGTACCGTTTCGCGGAATTGATGGCGGACAGCATTAAAGAAAATGGCGGCAAAGTAAAAAAGCCGCGCACCGTACAGACGCTTGAGTATCAAGAAGGCGTCTGGCATGCCCGCGACCAGCGCGGCAATTCCTACGAAGCGGACGCCGTCGTCTTCAATGCGCCGATCCAGCAATTGACCGAGCTGTTGCCGGTCGATCATCATCACCGATTGAAACGCCCGCTGCAAGAAGGCATCGGCACCGAAACCTGGACGACTTTGACTTTATACTTGGCGATCGATGCAGAGAAACTGTCAGAACCTCTCCCCGAATTCCGCCAGCTCTCGAGCGGTGCGGCCATGGACGAAGGGCATCATTTCTTCATGTCGGCATCACGGCCCGATGACCGGCTGCGCGCCCCTGAAGGCTTCCAGACGGTGACCATTTCGACGCATTCGAAGCCCGGCTATTGGCAGCCGCAGGAGGATTATGAAGCGATGCGCACCGAACTCTCAGAGCGCATGCTGGAGTTGATCGAGCAGCATATCCCAGGATTCCGTTCGGCGATCGTCCATGTCGAAAGCGGCGCCCCGCTCGCCTGGCAGCATTATACCGGACGTCCGAACGGCTATGTGGGCGGCTTCGCGCAGACTTTGGATGCGGCGTTGTTCAAGTCCATTTCACATCATAGCGGTTTGCCGGAACTGTATCTGACGGGTGACCATATCTTCCCTGGCGGCGGCACGATCGGCGTCGCCGCAAGTGGCATCCACTGCGCACGCTCAATTTCCGGAAAAGCTTTGCTGACGTAA
- a CDS encoding four-helix bundle copper-binding protein: MVEHAKHAELSKTLHDCMVACNHCFDACLKEDDVKMMAECIRLDRECADMCAYLAQAIERNSPFVSQLAKVCAEICEACGNECKQHDHEHCQKCAEACLKCAEACRQVA; this comes from the coding sequence ATGGTAGAACATGCAAAACACGCAGAACTATCCAAGACGCTCCATGACTGCATGGTGGCGTGCAATCATTGTTTCGATGCTTGCCTGAAAGAAGACGATGTGAAAATGATGGCCGAGTGCATCCGGCTCGACCGCGAATGCGCAGACATGTGTGCCTATTTGGCACAAGCCATTGAACGCAACTCGCCGTTTGTCTCACAACTCGCGAAAGTATGCGCGGAGATTTGTGAAGCATGCGGAAACGAATGCAAACAACATGACCATGAGCATTGCCAAAAATGCGCGGAAGCTTGCCTGAAATGCGCAGAAGCTTGCAGACAAGTGGCATAA
- a CDS encoding GNAT family N-acetyltransferase, with product MFTHKIDEELALKLVETQDAERIFELTDRSRAALKEWLPWLDHTKTIEDTKNFIQSGAESFALGKSLNCAIVYRGELAGIAGFNEINEAKQTAYIGYWLDTEYQGKGIMTRVAKALTDYALTERGLNKVEIRAAVGNQKSRNIPIRLGFTEEGTIRQGEWLYDHFVDSVVYGMLKSEWPSEKGE from the coding sequence ATGTTTACACATAAGATTGATGAAGAGTTGGCGTTGAAATTGGTCGAGACGCAAGATGCGGAACGGATTTTTGAATTGACGGATCGTTCGCGTGCTGCACTGAAGGAGTGGCTGCCGTGGCTCGATCACACGAAAACCATCGAGGATACGAAAAATTTCATCCAGTCGGGTGCAGAGAGTTTCGCGCTCGGCAAAAGCTTGAATTGCGCGATTGTCTACCGCGGCGAACTGGCAGGAATCGCCGGCTTCAACGAAATCAATGAAGCGAAACAGACGGCCTATATCGGCTATTGGCTCGACACGGAATACCAGGGAAAAGGCATCATGACGCGAGTCGCAAAGGCGCTGACGGATTATGCGCTAACGGAGCGCGGGCTCAATAAAGTCGAGATCCGTGCAGCGGTCGGCAACCAGAAAAGCCGCAACATCCCGATCCGTCTCGGCTTCACGGAAGAAGGTACCATTCGCCAGGGAGAATGGCTTTACGATCACTTTGTCGACAGTGTCGTCTACGGCATGCTGAAATCGGAATGGCCATCTGAAAAAGGCGAATGA